One window of the Klebsiella oxytoca genome contains the following:
- the mdtG gene encoding multidrug efflux MFS transporter MdtG encodes MSSADTPINWKRNLTVTWLGCFLTGAAFSLVMPFLPLYVEQLGVTGHSALNMWSGLVFSITFLFSAIASPFWGGLADRKGRKIMLLRSALGMAIVMLLMGMAQNIWQFLLLRALLGLLGGFIPNANALIATQIPRHKSGWALGTLSTGAVSGALLGPLAGGFLADHWGLRNVFFMTASVLFVCFLFTLFLIRENFVAVSKKEMLSAKDVFSSLKNPKLVLSLFVTSLIIQVATGSIAPILTLYVRDLAGNVSNIAFVSGMIASVPGVAALLSAPRLGKLGDRIGPEKILIAALVISVLLLIPMSFVQTPLQLGILRFLLGAADGALLPAVQTLLVYNSTSQISGRIFSYNQSFRDIGNVTGPLIGASVSANYGFRAVFFVTALVVLFNAVYSTLTLGRSRRVRTTDNPGSGNHSVN; translated from the coding sequence ATGTCGTCTGCTGATACTCCTATTAACTGGAAACGTAATCTTACCGTTACCTGGCTTGGCTGCTTTTTAACCGGCGCCGCCTTTAGCCTCGTTATGCCATTTCTCCCGCTCTACGTTGAGCAACTCGGCGTAACCGGCCATAGCGCCCTCAATATGTGGTCAGGGCTGGTATTCAGCATCACCTTTTTATTTTCAGCCATCGCCTCACCCTTCTGGGGTGGTCTGGCCGATCGTAAAGGGCGCAAAATTATGCTGTTACGTTCAGCCCTCGGTATGGCAATCGTTATGCTGCTAATGGGGATGGCGCAAAATATCTGGCAGTTCTTGCTCCTGCGCGCACTCTTAGGTCTGCTCGGCGGATTTATTCCCAATGCCAACGCTCTGATTGCGACACAAATTCCCCGCCATAAAAGCGGCTGGGCGCTGGGCACGTTATCAACCGGCGCGGTCAGCGGCGCACTGCTTGGCCCGCTGGCTGGCGGTTTTCTGGCGGACCACTGGGGATTGCGCAACGTCTTCTTTATGACCGCCAGCGTGCTGTTTGTGTGTTTCTTATTTACTCTTTTTCTCATCCGCGAGAATTTTGTCGCCGTCAGCAAAAAAGAGATGCTCAGCGCTAAAGACGTTTTCTCATCGCTAAAAAACCCGAAGCTGGTGCTGAGTCTGTTTGTGACATCGTTAATCATTCAGGTTGCTACCGGCTCGATCGCCCCTATTCTGACGCTGTACGTGCGCGACCTCGCCGGCAACGTGAGTAATATTGCCTTCGTCAGCGGCATGATAGCTTCAGTGCCCGGGGTTGCCGCTCTGCTAAGCGCTCCTCGCCTGGGTAAACTCGGCGATCGTATTGGCCCGGAAAAGATCCTCATTGCCGCGCTGGTGATTTCAGTTTTACTTCTTATACCGATGTCGTTTGTCCAGACGCCGCTACAGCTTGGGATCCTGCGTTTCCTGTTAGGTGCCGCCGATGGCGCGCTGTTGCCTGCAGTGCAGACGCTGTTAGTGTACAATTCCACCAGCCAAATCTCTGGCAGAATTTTCAGCTATAACCAGTCGTTCCGCGATATCGGTAACGTCACGGGCCCACTAATTGGCGCATCGGTTTCCGCCAACTACGGCTTTCGCGCGGTCTTCTTCGTCACGGCCTTAGTGGTTCTGTTCAATGCAGTCTATTCAACCTTAACCCTCGGTCGTTCTCGTCGCGTTCGGACAACAGATAATCCGGGTTCGGGTAATCATTCAGTAAATTAA
- a CDS encoding Kdo(2)-lipid IV(A) acyltransferase, whose amino-acid sequence MTHLPKFSAALLHPRYWLLWFGIGLLWLVVQLPYPVIYRLGTGLGRIAQRLMKRRAKIARRNLELCFPDKSEQEHRRLVTANFESVGMGLMETGMAWFWPTKRIARWTDSIGFDHIREVQAQKRGILLIGIHFLTLEMGARMFGMNEPGIGVYRPNDNAVIDWLQTWGRLRSNKDMIDRKDLKGMIRALKKGEVIWYAPDHDYGPAASVFVPFFAVDQAATTSGTWMLAKMSKACIVPFVPRRKPNGEGYELIILPPECDPPLDDAETTAIWMNKVVEKCILMAPEQYMWMHRRFKTRPSGVPSRY is encoded by the coding sequence ATGACCCATTTACCAAAATTTTCCGCAGCGTTGCTGCACCCGCGTTATTGGTTGCTTTGGTTCGGAATCGGTCTGCTCTGGCTCGTTGTTCAGCTTCCCTACCCGGTAATTTATCGCCTCGGAACCGGTCTTGGCCGCATCGCACAGCGGCTGATGAAGCGCAGGGCTAAAATCGCCAGGCGCAATCTGGAGCTTTGTTTTCCTGATAAGAGTGAACAAGAGCACCGCCGGCTGGTAACGGCAAATTTCGAATCCGTCGGAATGGGGTTAATGGAAACCGGAATGGCCTGGTTTTGGCCGACAAAGCGTATCGCGCGCTGGACTGACTCCATCGGCTTCGACCATATCCGGGAAGTACAGGCGCAAAAGCGCGGAATCTTGCTTATTGGCATCCATTTCCTGACCCTCGAGATGGGCGCACGCATGTTCGGTATGAATGAGCCGGGTATTGGCGTCTATCGCCCCAATGACAACGCCGTGATCGACTGGCTACAGACCTGGGGACGCCTGCGCTCCAATAAAGATATGATCGATCGTAAGGATCTGAAAGGCATGATCCGTGCGCTGAAGAAGGGAGAAGTTATCTGGTACGCCCCGGATCACGACTATGGCCCAGCAGCCAGCGTATTTGTGCCGTTTTTCGCCGTCGATCAGGCCGCCACCACCTCGGGTACCTGGATGCTGGCAAAGATGTCAAAAGCCTGCATTGTGCCGTTTGTACCGCGCCGAAAACCCAACGGTGAAGGTTATGAGCTGATTATCTTACCGCCGGAGTGCGATCCCCCGCTGGACGATGCTGAGACGACCGCTATCTGGATGAATAAGGTCGTAGAGAAGTGCATTTTAATGGCGCCGGAGCAATATATGTGGATGCACCGCCGCTTCAAAACGCGTCCGTCAGGCGTCCCTTCTCGTTACTAG
- a CDS encoding rhodanese-related sulfurtransferase: MPVLHNRISNETLKAQMLAETEPRTTISFYKYFTIIDPKATRDALWIALTKLNVFGRIYLAHEGINAQISVPQSRVDALREFLYGFDPALNGLRLNIALDDDGKSFWVLRLKVRDRIVADGIEDATFDASNVGDYLKAAEVNAMLDDPDAVFIDMRNHYEYEVGHFENALEIPADTFRDQLPKAVEMMQEHKDKKIVMYCTGGIRCEKASAWMKHNGFSKVSHIEGGIIEYARRAREQGLPVRFVGKNFVFDERMGERISDDVIAHCHQCGAPCDSHTNCLNDGCHLLFIQCPACAEKFAGCCSEACMEEHKLPEEEQRKLRAGRENGNKIFNKSRGRLNTKLGIPDPEPSEKP; this comes from the coding sequence ATGCCAGTGTTACATAACCGCATTTCAAATGAGACGTTAAAGGCGCAAATGCTGGCTGAGACCGAGCCGCGCACGACGATCTCGTTTTATAAATACTTCACGATTATCGATCCAAAGGCCACGCGCGACGCGCTGTGGATTGCCCTGACTAAGCTGAATGTCTTTGGCCGCATTTATCTCGCCCATGAGGGTATTAACGCGCAAATTAGCGTCCCACAAAGCCGTGTCGATGCACTGCGCGAATTCTTATATGGATTTGACCCGGCTCTGAATGGTTTGCGCCTGAATATTGCGCTGGACGATGACGGGAAATCTTTTTGGGTGCTGCGTCTCAAGGTTCGCGATCGCATTGTCGCGGATGGTATTGAAGATGCGACGTTCGATGCTTCAAACGTCGGCGATTATCTGAAGGCGGCAGAAGTCAACGCGATGCTCGACGATCCGGACGCTGTCTTTATTGATATGCGTAACCATTACGAATATGAAGTCGGTCATTTCGAAAATGCCCTTGAGATCCCGGCGGATACTTTCCGCGATCAGCTGCCGAAGGCCGTTGAAATGATGCAGGAACATAAAGATAAAAAGATTGTCATGTACTGCACCGGCGGTATCCGCTGTGAAAAAGCCAGCGCCTGGATGAAGCACAATGGGTTCAGTAAAGTCTCACATATTGAAGGCGGAATTATCGAGTATGCCCGACGCGCGCGTGAGCAGGGGCTGCCGGTACGCTTTGTCGGTAAAAACTTTGTCTTCGATGAACGTATGGGTGAGCGTATTTCAGATGATGTCATCGCGCATTGTCATCAGTGCGGCGCTCCCTGCGATAGCCACACAAATTGCCTGAACGATGGCTGCCATCTGCTGTTTATTCAGTGTCCGGCCTGCGCGGAGAAATTCGCTGGCTGCTGTAGCGAAGCCTGTATGGAAGAGCATAAGCTGCCGGAAGAAGAGCAGCGAAAACTGCGTGCCGGACGTGAAAATGGGAATAAGATCTTTAATAAATCGCGCGGTCGTCTGAATACTAAGCTGGGCATTCCGGACCCAGAACCTTCAGAAAAACCATAG
- a CDS encoding YceO family protein, with translation MRRLFELLIDNIREHFMIYLALWLLLACIDLIWLWFF, from the coding sequence ATGCGTCGCCTGTTCGAATTACTGATCGATAATATCCGCGAACATTTTATGATTTACCTCGCACTCTGGCTGCTGCTGGCCTGTATAGACCTTATCTGGCTATGGTTTTTCTGA
- the solA gene encoding N-methyl-L-tryptophan oxidase, whose protein sequence is MQYDLIIIGSGSVGAAAGYYARQAGLNVLMIDAHQPPHQEGSHHGKTRLIRHAYGEGERYVPLLLRAQKLWDELAAASGETVFECTGVINLGPADSEFLRNVASSAHKFQLNVEEMDAQGVMSRWPEIRVPDDYRAIFEPGSGILRSELAVETWIRLAREAGAAQLFNCPVTAIQHQPDGVTVETLDGEYHGKKLLVSAGTWVTRLLPDLPVQPVRKVFAWFQADGRYSSKNNFPAFTGELPNGDHFYGFPAEDNELKIGKHNGGQPISAPEERKPFGSVATDGSESFTFLRNVLPGIGGCLYGASCTYDNTADEDFIIDTLPGKPNTLLITGLSGHGFKFAPVLGELATQFALEEPFEFDLSPFSLTRFN, encoded by the coding sequence ATGCAATACGATCTTATCATTATTGGTAGCGGCTCGGTTGGCGCTGCTGCAGGCTATTATGCGCGGCAGGCGGGGCTTAACGTACTGATGATTGATGCCCATCAACCTCCTCATCAGGAAGGCAGTCATCACGGAAAGACGCGACTCATTCGCCACGCCTACGGTGAAGGCGAAAGATATGTCCCTCTACTACTGCGCGCGCAAAAGCTGTGGGATGAGCTTGCCGCCGCCAGCGGTGAGACCGTTTTTGAATGTACAGGGGTTATCAACCTCGGGCCTGCCGATTCCGAATTCCTGCGCAATGTTGCCAGCAGCGCACACAAGTTCCAGCTCAATGTTGAAGAAATGGACGCACAGGGGGTAATGTCCCGCTGGCCGGAAATTCGCGTACCTGATGATTATCGGGCGATATTTGAGCCTGGGTCCGGGATACTGCGCAGCGAGCTGGCCGTTGAAACATGGATTCGTCTTGCCCGTGAAGCGGGAGCCGCACAGCTGTTCAACTGCCCGGTTACCGCCATTCAGCACCAGCCGGACGGCGTCACGGTGGAGACGCTCGATGGTGAGTACCACGGCAAAAAACTCCTGGTCAGCGCCGGAACCTGGGTAACGCGCCTGCTGCCCGATCTCCCTGTCCAGCCTGTGCGTAAAGTCTTCGCCTGGTTTCAGGCGGATGGCCGTTACAGCAGTAAAAACAACTTCCCGGCGTTTACCGGCGAGTTACCGAATGGCGATCATTTTTACGGTTTTCCCGCAGAAGATAATGAATTAAAAATCGGCAAGCATAACGGTGGGCAACCTATTTCCGCGCCAGAAGAGCGAAAACCCTTTGGCTCAGTGGCAACAGACGGCTCGGAGTCTTTTACCTTCCTGCGTAACGTGTTGCCCGGTATTGGTGGCTGTCTGTATGGCGCATCCTGTACCTATGACAATACCGCCGATGAGGACTTTATTATTGATACATTACCTGGCAAACCCAATACGCTTTTGATAACGGGCCTGAGCGGACACGGCTTTAAATTCGCGCCGGTATTAGGCGAACTGGCCACGCAATTCGCGCTTGAAGAACCGTTTGAGTTCGATCTTTCGCCCTTTTCCCTGACGCGATTCAATTAA
- the bssS gene encoding biofilm formation regulator BssS yields MEKNNEVIQTHPLVGWDISTVDSYDALMLRLHYQNPAQESSRDAEIGQTLWLTTDVARQFISILEAGIAKIESGEYQENEYRRH; encoded by the coding sequence ATGGAAAAGAATAATGAAGTCATCCAGACCCATCCCCTCGTTGGATGGGACATCAGCACCGTTGATAGTTACGATGCGCTGATGTTGCGCTTACACTACCAAAACCCCGCTCAAGAAAGCAGTAGAGACGCAGAGATTGGCCAGACGCTATGGCTAACAACGGACGTCGCGCGTCAGTTTATTTCTATTCTGGAAGCAGGTATTGCGAAGATTGAATCTGGCGAATACCAGGAAAATGAGTATCGAAGGCATTAA
- the dinI gene encoding DNA damage-inducible protein I, producing the protein MRIEVSIAKSTALPNGALDALNNELSRRIEQQFPSTTSQVTVRYAANNNLSVIGGLKEDKDRISEILQETWESADDWFVRD; encoded by the coding sequence ATGCGTATTGAAGTCTCTATCGCCAAATCAACAGCCTTACCCAACGGCGCCTTAGATGCGCTGAACAATGAACTCTCTCGCCGTATCGAACAGCAGTTTCCTTCCACGACAAGTCAGGTAACGGTTCGATACGCGGCTAATAACAATCTGTCGGTGATCGGCGGCCTGAAAGAAGACAAAGACCGGATTAGCGAAATCCTGCAAGAAACGTGGGAAAGCGCTGACGACTGGTTTGTCCGCGACTAG
- the pyrC gene encoding dihydroorotase, which translates to MTAQSQVLKIRRPDDWHIHLRDDDMLKTVVPYTSEFYGRAIVMPNLVPPVTTVDAAIAYRQRIIEAIPAEHDFTPLMTCYLTDTLDPAELERGFSEGVFTAAKLYPANATTNSSHGVTSTDAIMPVLERMEKLGMPLLVHGEVTHPDIDIFDREARFIETVMEPLRQRLPGLKVVFEHITTKDAAEYVREGNQLLAATITPQHLMFNRNHMLVGGVRPHLYCLPILKRNVHQQALRELVASGFDRVFLGTDSAPHARHRKEASCGCAGCFNAPTALGSYATVFEEMNALQHFEAFCSFNGPRFYGLEVNDGYVELVREESLVAESIPLPGDELVPFLAGETVRWTMKK; encoded by the coding sequence ATGACAGCACAATCCCAGGTATTGAAAATTCGCCGCCCTGACGACTGGCATATCCATCTGCGCGATGACGATATGCTAAAAACCGTCGTGCCTTATACCAGTGAGTTTTATGGCCGGGCGATCGTGATGCCGAATCTGGTACCGCCTGTCACGACCGTCGACGCCGCCATTGCCTATCGCCAGCGTATTATCGAGGCTATCCCTGCAGAGCATGATTTTACGCCGCTAATGACCTGCTATCTTACCGATACGCTCGACCCGGCAGAGCTTGAGCGCGGATTTAGCGAGGGCGTATTCACCGCGGCCAAACTCTACCCGGCTAATGCAACGACAAACTCCAGCCACGGCGTCACCAGCACTGATGCGATCATGCCGGTACTTGAACGTATGGAAAAGCTGGGTATGCCGCTACTGGTTCACGGTGAAGTCACTCATCCGGATATCGATATTTTTGACCGCGAAGCACGGTTTATCGAAACGGTGATGGAACCGCTCCGCCAGCGTCTGCCTGGACTGAAGGTCGTCTTTGAACATATCACCACCAAAGATGCCGCTGAATACGTGCGCGAAGGCAACCAACTCCTGGCGGCCACCATCACCCCGCAACATCTGATGTTTAACCGCAATCATATGCTGGTCGGCGGCGTGCGCCCTCACCTTTATTGCCTGCCAATTCTGAAACGTAATGTTCATCAGCAGGCACTGCGTGAACTGGTTGCCAGCGGTTTTGATCGCGTTTTCCTCGGCACTGATTCCGCCCCGCATGCCCGCCATCGTAAAGAAGCCAGCTGCGGGTGCGCAGGCTGTTTTAACGCGCCAACCGCGCTGGGCAGCTACGCCACGGTGTTTGAAGAGATGAACGCCCTGCAACACTTTGAAGCCTTCTGCTCATTTAACGGCCCTCGTTTCTATGGTCTGGAAGTCAACGATGGCTACGTTGAGCTGGTGCGTGAAGAGAGCCTGGTGGCAGAGAGTATCCCTCTGCCCGGTGACGAGCTGGTGCCGTTCCTCGCCGGAGAAACCGTGCGCTGGACAATGAAAAAATAA
- a CDS encoding lipoprotein, translating to MKKMFIAAALIVSGLLSGCNQLTQYSVSEQEINQALQKRNHFAKDIGLPGVADAHIELKNLTSAIGREEPNKVTLSGVANLDLNSLFGNQKATIDLKLKALPVFNKDKGAIFLQEMEVVDAKVQPEKLQSVVQTLIPYLNQSLRSYFNQQPAYVLREDASAGEALAKKYAKGIEVKPGEIVIPFTN from the coding sequence ATGAAAAAGATGTTTATTGCGGCCGCGCTTATCGTTAGCGGCCTGCTGAGCGGCTGTAACCAGCTTACGCAATATTCCGTGAGTGAGCAGGAGATCAACCAGGCGCTACAGAAACGTAACCACTTCGCCAAGGATATTGGCCTGCCCGGCGTTGCGGATGCCCATATTGAACTGAAGAACCTGACCAGCGCCATTGGTCGTGAAGAGCCGAACAAAGTGACATTGAGCGGCGTGGCTAATTTAGATCTGAATTCACTGTTCGGGAACCAGAAAGCGACCATTGACCTTAAGCTCAAAGCGCTACCGGTTTTCAACAAAGACAAAGGGGCCATCTTCCTGCAGGAGATGGAAGTGGTCGATGCGAAAGTTCAGCCTGAAAAACTACAGTCCGTTGTACAAACGCTGATCCCTTATCTGAATCAATCTCTGCGTAGCTACTTCAATCAACAGCCTGCGTATGTGCTGCGCGAAGATGCCAGCGCGGGTGAAGCACTGGCGAAAAAGTATGCTAAAGGTATTGAAGTGAAACCGGGAGAGATCGTCATCCCCTTCACTAACTAA
- the grxB gene encoding glutaredoxin 2: MKLYIYDHCPFCLKARMIFGLKNIPVETIALLEDDDSTPTRMIGQKMVPILQKDDSRYMPESMDIVHYVDKLDGKPLLTGPRNPAIETWLRKVNGYANRLLMPRFAKSAFDEFSTPEARAYFVKNKEAAIGSFADHLAHSPGLIKNISDDLRALDKLVVQPNAVNGELSEDDIHLFPLLRNLTLVAGVNWPSRVAAYRDNMAKQTQINLLSSMAI; encoded by the coding sequence GTGAAATTATATATCTACGATCACTGCCCGTTCTGCCTGAAAGCCCGCATGATTTTCGGCCTGAAAAATATCCCCGTCGAAACGATCGCGCTCCTGGAGGATGATGACTCAACCCCCACCAGAATGATCGGTCAGAAAATGGTGCCAATCCTGCAAAAAGACGATAGCCGTTACATGCCGGAAAGCATGGATATCGTGCATTATGTCGATAAACTTGATGGCAAACCGCTGCTTACCGGACCGCGTAACCCAGCTATTGAAACCTGGCTGCGCAAGGTCAACGGCTACGCTAACCGTCTGTTGATGCCGCGTTTTGCCAAATCTGCATTTGATGAATTTTCGACGCCAGAGGCGCGCGCTTATTTTGTAAAGAATAAAGAGGCGGCTATCGGCAGCTTTGCCGATCATCTCGCGCACTCACCCGGTCTGATTAAGAATATCAGCGACGATCTGCGAGCGTTGGATAAACTGGTCGTCCAGCCAAATGCCGTCAACGGAGAACTGTCTGAAGATGATATTCATCTCTTCCCTCTGTTAAGGAATCTGACGCTGGTGGCAGGGGTAAACTGGCCGAGCCGCGTGGCCGCCTACCGTGACAATATGGCCAAACAGACGCAGATCAACTTACTCTCCTCTATGGCTATTTAA
- the mdtH gene encoding multidrug efflux MFS transporter MdtH, translating to MSRVSQARSLGKYFLLVDNMLVVLGFFVVFPLISIRFVDQMGWAALMVGIALGLRQLVQQGLGIFGGAIADRFGAKPMIVIGMLMRAAGFAAMAVAHEPWVLWLSCILSGLGGTLFDPPRAALVVKLVRPHQRGRFFSILMMQDSAGAVIGALLGSWLLQYDFRLVCSAGAVLFIACAAFNAWYLPAWKLSTVKTPVREGLGRVLRDKRFVTYVLTLTGYYMLAVQVMLMLPIMVNDIAGSPTAVKWMYAIEAAISLTLLYPIARWSEKRFRLEHRLMAGLLIMTLAMMPIGLSSNLQQLFTLICVFYIGSIIAEPARETLGASLADARARGSYMGFSRLGLAFGGAFGYAGGGWLFDAGKAAGQPELPWLMLGVIGLATFIALWWQFSPKRSASGMLEPRT from the coding sequence ATGTCCCGCGTCTCGCAGGCAAGGAGCCTGGGTAAATATTTCCTGTTAGTCGATAACATGCTGGTCGTGCTCGGCTTTTTCGTCGTCTTCCCGCTCATCTCAATTCGCTTTGTCGATCAGATGGGATGGGCTGCTCTGATGGTCGGGATCGCACTCGGCCTGCGTCAACTTGTGCAGCAGGGACTGGGAATATTTGGCGGTGCGATTGCCGACCGTTTTGGGGCCAAACCGATGATCGTTATCGGTATGCTGATGCGCGCGGCGGGTTTCGCAGCGATGGCCGTAGCCCATGAGCCATGGGTTCTGTGGCTCTCCTGCATTCTTTCGGGTCTCGGCGGTACGCTGTTCGATCCGCCGCGGGCGGCGCTGGTCGTCAAGCTGGTACGCCCGCATCAGCGTGGACGTTTCTTTTCTATCCTGATGATGCAAGACAGCGCAGGGGCCGTGATCGGCGCGCTGCTGGGCAGCTGGCTTCTGCAATATGATTTTCGTCTGGTTTGTAGCGCGGGAGCCGTCCTGTTTATCGCCTGTGCGGCATTCAACGCCTGGTATCTTCCGGCATGGAAGCTGTCAACGGTAAAAACGCCGGTCCGCGAGGGGCTGGGACGCGTGCTGCGTGATAAACGCTTTGTCACCTACGTTTTGACATTGACCGGATATTACATGTTAGCGGTACAGGTAATGTTAATGCTGCCGATCATGGTTAACGATATTGCGGGTTCTCCGACTGCGGTAAAATGGATGTATGCCATTGAAGCAGCCATTTCGTTAACGCTGCTGTATCCGATTGCTCGCTGGAGCGAAAAACGCTTTCGTCTTGAGCATCGCCTGATGGCCGGGCTGTTGATCATGACCCTGGCGATGATGCCGATTGGCCTTAGCAGCAACCTTCAACAGCTGTTTACGCTGATCTGCGTATTTTATATTGGCTCAATCATCGCCGAGCCCGCGCGTGAAACGCTGGGGGCCTCGCTGGCAGATGCCAGAGCGCGCGGAAGCTATATGGGCTTTAGCCGCCTGGGGCTCGCCTTTGGCGGCGCTTTCGGCTACGCAGGCGGCGGCTGGTTGTTCGATGCGGGTAAAGCCGCGGGTCAACCGGAGCTACCATGGCTCATGCTCGGGGTTATCGGACTGGCAACGTTTATTGCCCTGTGGTGGCAGTTTAGCCCGAAACGTTCGGCTTCCGGCATGCTGGAGCCGCGCACCTGA
- the rimJ gene encoding ribosomal protein S5-alanine N-acetyltransferase, which produces MFGYRSNVPKVRLTTDRLVVRLVHDRDAWRLADYYAENKGFLKPWEPVRDDSHCYPSGWQARLSMISEFHKQGSAFYFALLDPEEKEIIGVANFSNVVRGSFHACYLGYSIGEKWQGQGLMFEALTSAIRYMQRTQHIHRIMANYMPHNQRSGGLLARLGFEKEGYAKDYLLIDGQWRDHVLTALTTPDWTPGR; this is translated from the coding sequence ATGTTTGGCTATCGCAGTAACGTACCGAAGGTGCGTTTGACGACGGACCGGCTGGTGGTACGGCTGGTGCACGATCGTGACGCCTGGCGTCTGGCCGATTATTACGCGGAGAATAAAGGGTTCTTAAAACCCTGGGAGCCGGTACGCGATGACAGCCACTGTTATCCTTCCGGCTGGCAGGCGCGTTTATCGATGATTTCAGAATTCCATAAACAGGGTTCAGCATTTTATTTTGCGCTGCTCGATCCGGAAGAAAAAGAGATTATCGGCGTGGCGAATTTTTCGAATGTAGTGCGCGGGTCGTTTCATGCCTGCTACCTCGGCTATTCCATCGGTGAGAAATGGCAAGGTCAGGGGCTGATGTTTGAAGCGCTGACTTCAGCTATCCGCTATATGCAGCGCACGCAGCATATCCATCGCATAATGGCAAACTACATGCCGCATAATCAGCGCAGCGGTGGTTTACTGGCGCGTTTGGGATTTGAAAAAGAGGGTTACGCCAAAGATTACCTGCTTATTGATGGGCAATGGCGCGATCATGTACTGACGGCGTTGACGACACCGGACTGGACCCCGGGTCGCTAA
- a CDS encoding YceH family protein, which translates to MKYQLTAHEARVIGCLLEKQVTTPEQYPLSVNAVVTACNQKTNREPVMSLSESDVQDLLDTLVKRHYLRTVSGFGNRVTKYEQRFCNSEFGDLKLTPAEVAIVTTLLLRGAQTPGELRGRAQRMHEFSDMAEVERVLENLATREDGPYVARLPREPGKRESRYMHLFCDDMDSLITAVEAVSPPGDDLQLRVEALEAEVAELKARLDSLLAHLGD; encoded by the coding sequence ATGAAATACCAGTTAACCGCGCATGAAGCGCGCGTCATTGGCTGCCTGCTGGAAAAGCAGGTCACCACGCCGGAGCAGTATCCCCTGTCGGTTAATGCGGTGGTAACCGCTTGTAACCAGAAAACGAACCGTGAGCCGGTGATGTCGCTCAGCGAAAGCGATGTTCAGGATTTGCTGGATACCTTAGTGAAGCGCCATTATTTGCGTACGGTGAGCGGTTTTGGCAACCGAGTGACCAAATATGAACAGCGCTTCTGTAATTCTGAATTTGGCGACCTGAAATTAACTCCTGCGGAAGTCGCTATCGTGACGACACTGTTGCTGCGCGGGGCGCAGACTCCCGGTGAGCTGCGTGGCCGTGCCCAGCGCATGCATGAATTCAGCGATATGGCGGAGGTCGAACGCGTGCTGGAAAATCTGGCTACCCGGGAAGATGGCCCTTATGTTGCGCGCCTGCCTCGGGAGCCGGGAAAACGCGAGAGCAGATATATGCATCTGTTCTGCGACGATATGGATTCGCTGATTACCGCCGTTGAAGCCGTATCGCCGCCCGGTGACGATCTGCAGCTTCGCGTTGAGGCGCTGGAGGCGGAAGTTGCCGAACTGAAAGCGCGTCTGGATTCACTGCTGGCTCACCTGGGAGATTAA